TGGGGATCAAGATTTTTGGGCAGAAAAGTTGGATCTTTTTATGCAATATTTTTTATTATGTTCTATGTTCCAGTTTTGACAGGAATTGGAGCATTATTTGCTGTCAAAACTGTCATTGATGCTGCAGATAAGTTATCAGGACCGGAATGATTAAGTCATGAAGGTAAATTAGCGATTCAAGGAACGTTTGCCATTTTAATGATGGTTGGCTTCATGACTTTGAATATGCTAACAACCAAACCCGGTCATTTAATTCAAACTATTTTTACATTTTTTAAATTCATTCCTTTGGCAATTGTAATAATTGGAGGATTTGTTTTAAATTTCCAAGGTCACGACAATGCATTTGATAACTCCAGCGGGGAATGAAAAACTGAGTATTTTTTCCTAACACTTGCTCCAATTTTGTTTTCTTTTGATGGATTCATTTTTGCAGCAGCGTTACAAAAAGATGTTGAGCATAAAGAGGTTGTAGCTCCAGGATTATTTTTTGGAGTTCTAGGGGTTTCTCTATTTTATGTTTTAATTTCTGTTGCAATATTTTTTGGGAGTATTGATGGAAATGTGTTTACTCTTTTTGATAACCTATTTGCCAGCGCTCCAGGGTGGGCCTTCTTCTTCAAAACTGTTGTAGCTTGTACAATAATGACAATTGTGAACGGTTATAGTATTGTCGGACCAAAGGGAGTTCAAGCCAGTATTGACGACCATTTAATATTTTCAAAAAGCGGTGAAGTTATACCGCATAAGAAAGCTTGCATAGTTCAGGGAATAATCAGCATTTCGCTGGTGACAATTTTGATGATTTTCTCAGCAGTTCTTAAAAACAATTTAATCGATATAATCGATTTCACTTCCAATACAATTACAGTTATGGCATTCACAACTTATCTTTCGGTTTTAATCGGGGTTCTATTTAATCGAAAAACTAAAAAAGTTGAAGTTGAAAAAGTTAAGGGAGTTTTTTGGTATTCAATTTTACCAATAGTATTTTTAACAATTTCAATGAGTTATGTTTATTATGATTTATTTAAAAAATTAGGAAGTGTTGATACTATGTTCGACCCCTTATTCTTTATTTTTTCACTAATAGTAATGTTTTCTTTGTGAGCTATAAATGAAAAGATGTTGAAGAAATACAACCCCGTCTTGGATAAAAATTTAGAGACACACAAAAAGATTGAAAAAAATAATATTTAAACTCCGTTTGGAGTTTTTTGCTTTATTGATTAATAATTTATATTGGTAATCGTGTCATTTTTTTGATAAAATTATCTTATGAGTAAATTTGAGAATTGAGAACTATTTGATAAAATATCAAACGTTCAACTAAATGATAAAATAAAAGACCAATTGGATAAATATTTCAGCTTTTTGATATCCGAAAACCAAAAATATAATCTCACCTCAATTGTTGAACAAGAAGCTGTTTTTCTTAAGCATTTTTTGGACTCATTATTTTTTACAAATATTTTCAAGCTAGAAAACCAAAAAATTTGTGATATTGGAACGGGAGCTGGATTTCCCGGAGTGGTTTTAAAAATCTTCTTTCCCCAACTTGAGGTTCACTTAGTTGAAAGCAATAACAAAAAAATAAATTTTTTGAATGAGCTGATTAAGATTTTGGATTTAGATAATATCAAGACCCATTATAGCAGAGCAGAAGATTTTTGCATAGATAACACAGAGAAATTTGATGTTGTTGTGACTAGGGCAGTAAGTGAATTAAATATCATTTTAGAACTAGGCGCACAATTGATTAGTTTGAATGGTCATTTTGTTTGTTTGAAGGGGCCCAAGGCTGAAGAAGAAATTGAAAATCTTAAAGGTTGCGAGACAAAATTGGGATTAAAATTTGAGAAAAAAGATGTACTTTTCGATGAATTTTTAGGTACAAGAATTAATTTGGTTTATAAAAAAATCGCTCACACTCCAAATCAGTATCCAAGACAGTACTCTCAAATTAAAAAGAAACCATTGGGAAAATAAGATATAATAAGTATGTTATGTAAGAGAGGATAAAATATGGGAAAGATCATATCGGTTGCAAACCAAAAGGGTGGTGTTGGTAAAACAACAACCTCAATCAGTCTTGCTTGTGGATTAGCAATGCACGGAAAAAAAGTATTATTAATTGACTTAGACCCACAATTTAATGCTTCAACTGGAATCGGAGTGGATATTGATAATTCCACAAAAAGCATGTACAATGTTTTAATTGGACAAGAGAGTTTAGAAAACATTATTATTAAAAACTTAAAGCCTGGAGTCGATTTGGCGCCAAGTTCAATTGACTTAGCAGCAGCTGACCTTTATCTTTTAGAACAAAAGGATAATAATCAGAACATTCTAAAAAAACAATTAGAAACTATTAAGGAAAAATATGATTTCATCATTATTGATTGTCCTCCAAGTTTAGGATTAATTAATAGAAACGGTTTATCAAGTAGTGATTCAGTGCTAATACCAATCCAAGCAGAGCATTACGCAATGCACGGGGTAGCACAACTATTAAGAACTATTAAGAAAGTTAAAGAAACTATTAACCCCAGATTAACAATCGAAGGTGTTTTAGTTACAATGTTTGATTCTCGAACCAGATTAGCTCACGATATTCTAGAAGAAGTTAGAAAAACATTTGATACAAAAGTGTACAGTTCTTATATACCAAGGAACATCAGAATTTCTGAATCATCACTTGAGGGTAAATCTATTTTCGAGCATGATCCAAAAGGTCCAGGAGCTTTAGCTTACGGAGATTTTGTCAGAGAGGTAATTGAGCAAAATGGCAAATAAAAAATAT
This Spiroplasma endosymbiont of Panorpa germanica DNA region includes the following protein-coding sequences:
- a CDS encoding APC family permease; protein product: MSNLSKKQKANKRTNKAFEFLTLFSLVFGLMVGSGIYLKNRNTSGGVLGEAGQNPYLAIIMWLVIGLVSTLMILVFVEAASATKVSGHSTIQTWGSRFLGRKVGSFYAIFFIMFYVPVLTGIGALFAVKTVIDAADKLSGPEWLSHEGKLAIQGTFAILMMVGFMTLNMLTTKPGHLIQTIFTFFKFIPLAIVIIGGFVLNFQGHDNAFDNSSGEWKTEYFFLTLAPILFSFDGFIFAAALQKDVEHKEVVAPGLFFGVLGVSLFYVLISVAIFFGSIDGNVFTLFDNLFASAPGWAFFFKTVVACTIMTIVNGYSIVGPKGVQASIDDHLIFSKSGEVIPHKKACIVQGIISISLVTILMIFSAVLKNNLIDIIDFTSNTITVMAFTTYLSVLIGVLFNRKTKKVEVEKVKGVFWYSILPIVFLTISMSYVYYDLFKKLGSVDTMFDPLFFIFSLIVMFSLWAINEKMLKKYNPVLDKNLETHKKIEKNNI
- the rsmG gene encoding 16S rRNA (guanine(527)-N(7))-methyltransferase RsmG translates to MSKFENWELFDKISNVQLNDKIKDQLDKYFSFLISENQKYNLTSIVEQEAVFLKHFLDSLFFTNIFKLENQKICDIGTGAGFPGVVLKIFFPQLEVHLVESNNKKINFLNELIKILDLDNIKTHYSRAEDFCIDNTEKFDVVVTRAVSELNIILELGAQLISLNGHFVCLKGPKAEEEIENLKGCETKLGLKFEKKDVLFDEFLGTRINLVYKKIAHTPNQYPRQYSQIKKKPLGK
- a CDS encoding AAA family ATPase; its protein translation is MGKIISVANQKGGVGKTTTSISLACGLAMHGKKVLLIDLDPQFNASTGIGVDIDNSTKSMYNVLIGQESLENIIIKNLKPGVDLAPSSIDLAAADLYLLEQKDNNQNILKKQLETIKEKYDFIIIDCPPSLGLINRNGLSSSDSVLIPIQAEHYAMHGVAQLLRTIKKVKETINPRLTIEGVLVTMFDSRTRLAHDILEEVRKTFDTKVYSSYIPRNIRISESSLEGKSIFEHDPKGPGALAYGDFVREVIEQNGK